TTGCTGCTGGTCGTCTTGGTGGCGGCGGGCTTACGAGTCGAGGTGGTTTTCTTCGTGGCCATGGGTTTGCTCCGGTTCGTTGGAATTCGTTCGTCGCGATCCGCGTCGCGTTAACACACATGAGCCATGCATTCGGAAACACATCAAGCGCTGTTGGCGGCAATTCAGAAGAATCTTTATCAAGGGNGACAACGCCATGCCNAAGCGTATGAAGNGACGAAGCGANACGGTNAANCGTGTTGGNCGNAGCAACATCGAAGTNCGTCGTCCNTCACCNAGATCGNTGGGNTACGACGCCGACTGGGAACGAGTCGCNNAGCANCGNNGNNAGNTGGATCGNTACCTCTGCCAAACGTGTTTAGAGCAAGGCCTGCTTACTTCGGCGACCGACGTCGATCACATCATCCCGCTGCACGTTCGCATCGAATGGCGACTTGAGTTGGGCAATACGCAGGTGCTCTGTCGAACGCATCACCGGCGCAAGACGGAACAAGATAAACAGCTGTTCGGGTCAAGCACCGCGAGTTCGCTAACTGCAGAACAACAAACCCGCAGAGATACCCTNAGGAGGCTCCAGGAGCCGCCGAGAGGGACCGGGGNGGNGTCATTCATACCNGGATACGCCGCTTGTACCGTCGCGTTCCCCGCGCGCGCTTTTCCGCGAAATTGGGTACCGGGGGNGNNTNGNNCATGAAGGGACGTAAACCCAAACCGACGGTCCTGAAGATTCGCGAGGGAAACCCTGGCAAACGGGCTATCAACAAGGCGGAGCCAAACGCGCCAGATGACGTTCCTTCGTGCCCAGACTTCCTCGATGAAGTTGCNCANGAGGANTGGCATCGCATCGCNNNNATCCTNNCNGANATGGGATTACTCAGCACCGCCGACCGCGCCGCACTCGCCGCCTATTGCACCGTCTACAGTCGCTGGGTCCATGCCGAGGAGCAAGTGAGGAAGTTTGGCACGATCGTCAAATCGCCCGACAAAGGTTTTCCGATGAAATCGCCCTACCTCACAGTCGCGGACCAAGCGATGGAAACAATGCGAAAATTCCTAGTGGAGTTCGGGCTCACGCCGTCTAGCCGCAGCCGGATCCGCGTCGATCGTAAAACCGCCGCTGACGATGAATTCGATCTCTTTGTAGGAGCCGGATAGTGACCGTCCCGGACGAATGGATTCGGAGCTCCAATGACGAGCAGGCCGTTAGCCAAGGTTGTTGGTTCGACGAGAAAGCGGCGGAACGGGTGCGGGAGTTCTTTCTACGGTTCCTCAAGCACTCAAAGGGTCAATGGGCTGGCAAGCCATTTGAACTGCTGGATTGGCAATGGCACGATGTCGTCGGACCGCTGTTCGGCTGGAAACGAGCTGACGGATCTCGCCGTTTTCGCCGCGGCTACATCGAAGTGCCGAAGAAAAACGGCAAAAGCACGCTCTTCGCAGGACTAAGCCTCTACCTTCTAACCTGCGACGGCGAACCGGGCGCCGAGATCTATAGCGCTGCCGCCGATCGAGACCAGGCTTCGATCGTCTTCAACGAAGCGGCCAACATGGTCGATTACTCGCCCCACCTCGCCTCCCGGCTAAAAGTGG
This region of Blastopirellula retiformator genomic DNA includes:
- a CDS encoding phage terminase small subunit P27 family, translated to MKGRKPKPTVLKIREGNPGKRAINKAEPNAPDDVPSCPDFLDEVAXEXWHRIAXILXXMGLLSTADRAALAAYCTVYSRWVHAEEQVRKFGTIVKSPDKGFPMKSPYLTVADQAMETMRKFLVEFGLTPSSRSRIRVDRKTAADDEFDLFVGAG
- a CDS encoding terminase large subunit domain-containing protein, encoding MTVPDEWIRSSNDEQAVSQGCWFDEKAAERVREFFLRFLKHSKGQWAGKPFELLDWQWHDVVGPLFGWKRADGSRRFRRGYIEVPKKNGKSTLFAGLSLYLLTCDGEPGAEIYSAAADRDQASIVFNEAANMVDYSPHLASRLKVVRSTKRIVDHRSRSVYRALSAEVPTKEGLNAHAVLMDEL